A window of Gadus chalcogrammus isolate NIFS_2021 chromosome 16, NIFS_Gcha_1.0, whole genome shotgun sequence contains these coding sequences:
- the si:dkey-260j18.2 gene encoding kelch-like protein 12: MNAVHGGTVTWRPLPWQDGDGGGGEPLSDSDSEEEDFPDDSTTPLGDYITHGLKQLLDAQQLCDVTLLVEGKKFMCHRVLLAAVSPYFRAMFTSPLVESRLTEIRLEEVTSSVMETVIQFVYTGEAGLSLDTAEDLFVAANLLQVMPLQDLCSRFLFEHLAVDNCLGMYSLARSHHDQLLLRASLRLVAQHFPRVARQKDFLLLDHGTLSSLLSSDRLGVESEAEVYDAARRWAEHQPLVRYAYMPALLHHLRPGLLSPEESRRLSQELGPAAAGEGLGGPLRPREGMFEKKIVCVDLTPREDDSLAERSYAVDCFDPRTGKWEKLAALGSLVCPGCTAVGDRLFVAGGILRTGTVSAAVHEYDAVLDRWMERPSMLQPRAMLGLLGCGDSLYALGGSNRSTLLDSCETLELASLRWGPGPRLPLPLRAFACAALRSRLYLLGGTTLEQNRAVVHSGVLIYHTLTDCWTRVPLDSGATCLAGGVAVRGGVCAIGGYMRDASKFLDGNYTNLETLDATGRVLFFREGRGSGAEREVTGGGGTLVGERGVAGGGGSDRAPSPVVFPGLPRRIAAGGVARWKRRIYVLGGENGSRFYDSVYCWKPGWRSWVQRREKLPRDTGGVSQFGCTTLKFPKKPILSRLRVAKEDCKKDNGD, from the exons ATGAACGCGGTGCATGGGGGCACGGTCACCTGGCGCCCCCTGCCGTGGCAGGACGGGGACGGCGGCGGAGGGGAGCCCCTGTCAGATAGTgactcggaggaggaggacttcCCCGACGACAGTACCACCCCACTGGGAGACTACATCACACATG GACTGAAGCAGCTCCTGGACGCCCAGCAGTTGTGCGACGTCACCCTGCTTGTGGAGGGAAAGAAGTTCATGTGTCACAG AGTGCTGCTGGCAGCAGTGAGCCCCTATTTCCGGGCCATGTTCACCAGCCCGCTGGTGGAGTCTCGCCTCACCGAGATACGGCTAGAGGAGGTGACGTCGTCCGTCATGGAGACCGTCATCCAGTTTGTTTACACCGGGGAGGCAGGGCTTTCTCTGGACACCGCTGAGGATCTGTTTGTCGCGGCCAACCTGCTCCAGGTCATGCCCCTGCAGGACCTGTGCTCCAG GTTTCTGTTTGAGCACCTGGCTGTGGACAACTGCCTGGGCATGTACTCCCTGGCCCGCTCGCACCACgaccagctgctgctgcgggcctcccTGAGGCTGGTGGCGCAGCACTTCCCCCGCGTGGCCCGGCAGAAGGACTTCCTGCTGCTGGACCACGGCACCCTGAGCAGCCTGCTGAGCTCGGACCGGCTGGGCgtggagtcggaggcggaggTGTACGACGCGGCGCGGCGCTGGGCCGAGCACCAGCCCCTGGTGCGCTACGCCTACATGCCGGCGCTGCTCCACCACCTGCGGCCGGGCCTGCTCTCCCCGGAGGAGAGCCGGCGGCTGAGCCAGGAGCTGGGGCCAGCGGCGGCGGGCGAGGGGCTGGGGGGCCCGCTGAGGCCCCGGGAGGGCATGTTTGAGAAGAAGATCGTGTGCGTGGACCTGACGCCGCGGGAGGACGACAGCCTGGCGGAGAGGAGCTACGCCGTGGACTGCTTCGACCCGCGGACGGGCAAGTGGGAGAAGCTGGCGGCACTGGGGTCGCTGGTCTGCCCCGGCTGCACGGCCGTCGGGGACCGGCTGTTTGTGGCCGGCGGCATCCTGCGGACGGGCACGGTGTCGGCCGCCGTGCACGAGTACGACGCCGTGCTGGACCGCTGGATGGAGCGGCCGTCGATGCTCCAGCCCAGGGCCatgctggggctgctgggctGCGGGGACTCGCTCTACGCCCTGGGCGGGAGCAACCGCTCCACCCTGCTGGACTCCTGCGAGACCCTGGAGCTGGCGTCCCTCcgttggggccccgggccccggctgCCCCTCCCGCTGCGGGCGTTCGCCTGCGCGGCCCTGCGCAGCCGGCTGTACCTGTTGGGCGGGACCACGCTGGAGCAGAACCGGGCGGTGGTGCACTCTGGGGTGCTCATATACCACACCCTGACGGACTGCTGGACGCGCGTGCCGCTGGACTCTGGCGCCACCTGCCTGGCCGGAGGGGTGGCGGTGCGGGGCGGCGTGTGCGCCATCGGCGGGTACATGAGGGATGCCAGCAAGTTCTTGGACGGTAACTACACCAACCTGGAGACGTTGGACGCCACGGGACGCGTGCTGTTCTTCCGAGAGGGGCGGGGGTCCGGCGCAGAGCGGGAGGTCACCGGGGGAGGGGGCACGCTGGTCGGGGAGCGCGGCGTGGCCGGAGGGGGCGGCAGCGACCGCGCCCCCAGTCCGGTGGTGTTCCCGGGCCTCCCCCGGCGCATCGCTGCCGGCGGCGTGGCCCGCTGGAAGCGCAGGATCTACGTGCTGGGCGGGGAGAACGGGTCGCGCTTCTATGACAGCGTGTACTGCTGGAAGcccggctggaggagctgggtgCAGCGGCGCGAGAAGCTCCCCAGGGACACCGGCGGGGTGAGCCAGTTTGGCTGCACCACCCTCAAGTTCCCCAAGAAACCCATCCTGTCCCGGCTGAGGGTCGCCAAAGAGGACTGCAAGAAGGACAATGGGGACTAG